In the genome of Gammaproteobacteria bacterium, the window CCCGACGCGCCTACTTTGGCAACTACATTCCGCCGAGCACCTCGGTGCTGATGCCTGAGCTGCTGCACAGGGATGCGGACATTAACGCTTCGATGATCGCCGTCATGCCGGGTGAAGGGCGAGAGGTACAGCGCGTTTCTCAGTCGCATCTGGTGGCGCCCACCGGGTCAGGCTTCGCGCCAGTTGCGACCTCGGGCGACTACATCTTCATAGCGGGTCAGATGGCCCATTTTGGCGGCAACACGGGGGTGGATCCATCAGCCCAAGTGCCGGATGCGGCTCTGTGGGCCGGAACCGAGATCAACCTGCAAGCCGAGTTCATTATCAAGGCGTTACTCAGTCCTGCTCTGGAGGCGGCGGGGTCGTCACTTGAGAACGTCATCAAGACGCAAGCGTACCTGGCGAATGTCGAAGACTTCCCGCACTTCATGGGGGTCTGGAACATGTATGTCGGCGATCACCCCTGTGCCCTAAGCGTGGTGCCAACGGCAGGTTTCGGGACGCTTGGAGGTATCATCGAAATCAATGTGCTGGCGGTCAAAAACGGTGGCGCAAGCAAGAAAGAAATTGTCGCTTGCGATATACCATCCACTATGACGTATGGCCCCCCAGCCGTGCGAGCCGGCGACCTGTTACTGCTCTCAGGACTGATAGCCACCGACGAAGACGGCGCCGTTGCGGACGTCGAGGCTCGGGTGGGAATGCCATATCACGCGGTGAGTTCACGGTCGCAAATGCGCTATATCCTTGAAACAGCGCAGCGTATCTGTGACGCTGGCGGTACGTCGCTTGCCAACGTTGTCCGTGTGCATCAGTTCCATACTGACCTGAGAGAATTTTACCCGATGTACACTGTCTGGCAAGAGTTCTTGCCGGATCAGCCCATTCCCTTCAGTGCCGTCCGCGTGCCGTCTCCAATGCCCGCTCCGGGATGTACGGTGATGGTTGATTTGTGGGTTTATGTGCCATCAGATTAACCATGCCTCGAACCCAATTTCCTGTCCTTCCCGAAAACTAAAGTCTGTTGCACTGTTGGGCCGCGCTGAGGCCCTTTTCCTCCTCTAAAAGGCGTGGTCTTCCAGGGGCGACACTCGCTTGCGGCTGCTATAGCGCCTTCTTGACGCCGCTGTCTTACCCGCGGCAAGGGCGCTTGGGTGAGATACGGTTTTTAAGGTATCGTATCAAAATGATAATGTTTATCTGGGTCATATTGATAATGGTCATAACAATGATAAGCACGATGTCCATTCTTACTTTTATTTTTCTACATTTATAATCAACGAGTTACGGAAAAAATTAAGTAAAACTTCGTCTAACCCAGTAGCCCATCAGAGAAACCAGCGCGTTGCAGAAAAATCTGGTATAACGTAGCTCATGGAAAGCACCTATCCCCAAGTCAACGCCAACTCCGAGCTGGCGCCAGTGAACGGCAAGAGCGCCACGCCCTTTTCCCAGCAGACAGTGGTACTGACCAAGCAGGCCTATATCGAACTCAAGTGGGAAGCGAGCTACTGGCGGGCGCAACACGCGCGGCAGGTGGAGCGCGAAATGGCCTTGAAGACGCAGGTGGAAGCACTTGAAGCCACGGTGCGCGACCTGAACCAGCGCCTCTACGGCATTAAGAGCGAGAAATCCGCTGGTCCCGAGCGCGCGGGTGAGTTCGAGCCAGCCAAGGTTCGCAATGGCGGGCAGCAGCCTGGCAGTCCGGGGCATGGCCGTAGTGATCGCTGCGCCCTGCCGGTGGTGGCCGAAGTCCATGACTTGAGCGAGGCGGCAAAATACTGCCCCGCCTGTGGCGAGGCGTTGGCGCCGTTTCCCGGGGCGGAAGAATCCAACATTATCGAAGTCCAGGTCCAAGCCCATCGTCGTCGCATCCAACGCCTGCGCTACCAAAAGAGGTGCGAGTGCCCACAGGTTGCCGGCATTGTGACGGCACCGCCAGCGCCGCGCGTCATCGCGAAAAGCGGCTTGGGGGTGTCGGTCTGGACGATGGTGTTACTGGACAAATACCTCTATGGCCGTCCCACCGAGCGCTTATGTGCCGAGTTACGGCATCATGGCTTGCCCCTGGCCCAAGGCACGCTCACCGA includes:
- a CDS encoding RidA family protein translates to MSRVQPLSPVKIAGSEVFFAQGMKAGNWVFLTGHEATDFSTGLAPEVVGKPRFPLHGPPKHRREGDFILRRFEELLAEAGTDQAHAVRLDQYYPTWKAVDPYHDARRAYFGNYIPPSTSVLMPELLHRDADINASMIAVMPGEGREVQRVSQSHLVAPTGSGFAPVATSGDYIFIAGQMAHFGGNTGVDPSAQVPDAALWAGTEINLQAEFIIKALLSPALEAAGSSLENVIKTQAYLANVEDFPHFMGVWNMYVGDHPCALSVVPTAGFGTLGGIIEINVLAVKNGGASKKEIVACDIPSTMTYGPPAVRAGDLLLLSGLIATDEDGAVADVEARVGMPYHAVSSRSQMRYILETAQRICDAGGTSLANVVRVHQFHTDLREFYPMYTVWQEFLPDQPIPFSAVRVPSPMPAPGCTVMVDLWVYVPSD